CGCCAAACTGCTGGCGAACGAAAATATCGTGCGGGGGCTGGAAAACGCGTCGCTGGTGGCGGCGGTGGTGCGGTCGGATTTCATGAAGCAGCTGGCGCGTTCGCCGGTTGGCCGCACGCTCGCCAAAGATCCGAATTTATTCAGGCGGCTGCTCGATGCCGATCCCGCGCTGGGCAATATCCTGACGCATCCGAACGTGGTGGCCGCCATGCAGATAAACAAGCATACCGCGCGGCTGGGCAAGATGGCGCGCCGGTTCGCGCTGCAGGGCAGACCCGGATCCGCAAAATAAGAGGAGTTGTTTTCCATCGGGCAAAAAGATCGCGCAGGCGGTCTTTTTTCCGTTTCTACGGAAGCTGCGCGGAGTTGCGGCGCGCCGTCTTTTATCCGGGCGCGATTATGTTATAATTAAATGAAATCTTGCTCAAATGTTCGAGGACGCTGAAAATATGAAAGAAATAATAACAGCCGCCACCGCCGCGGAAGAAGTCAGGGATGGCGATACAATCATGATAGGCGGGTTCATGTGCTGCGGGCAGCCTTTGACGATCGTTGACGCGCTGCTGGACTGCGGCGTAAAGGATTTGACCGTTATCACCAACGACAGCGGCTGGCCGGACCGCGGGTTCGGCAAGCTGGTTGCCGCCAAACGGGTAAAAAAGCTGATCGCTTCGCATGTGGGGCTTAACCCGGAAGTGGCGAAACAGATGTTCGCCGGCACGCTGGAAGTGGAGCTGGTGCCGCAGGGCACGCTGGCGGAACGCATCCGGTGCGGCGGCGCGGGGCTTGGCGGGGTGCTCACCCCGACCGGGATCGGCACGGAAGTGGAGGACGGCAAGCAGAAAATCTCTCTTGACGGGCGGGATTATCTGCTGGAAACTCCGCTGCGGGCGGATTTTGCGTTCATTTCCGGCACCGTGACCGACCGGGCGGGCAACACTTTCATAGCCAAGTCCGAAAAGAATTTCAATACGGTCATGGCGACGGCTTCGCACCGCACGGTGGTGGAAACCCGCACGGTGGTGGAGCGCGGAGAGCTGGACCCCGATAAAGTTACCGTGCCGGGCGTTTTCATCAAATCCATAGTGGAGGCCGGCAAATGAGCGACGACAAGCAGCTGAAACGCGAGCGTATCGCCAAACGCATAGCGAAAGAATTCAAGGACAACAGCCTGGTCAATCTGGGCATAGGGCTGCCGACTCTGGTCGCCAATTTCCTGCCGGCCGATAAAACGATTTTCCTGCATTCCGAAAACGGGTTCACCGGGCTTGGCCCGGCTGAGCCGGGCAAGGAGGATATGGCGGTGGTCAACGCCGGAGGCGCCCCGGTGGGCATTGTGCCGGGCGGCGCGTTTTTTGATTCGGCGATGTCTTTTTCGATTATCCGCGGCGGGCATCTCGACGCTACGGTGCTGGGCGCGCTTGAAGTGGACGAGGAAGGCAATCTGGCCAATTACAAGATCCCCGGCAAGATGGTGCCCGGCATGGGCGGCGCGATGGATCTGGTGGCGGGCGCGAAAGAAGTGATCGTGGCGATGGAGCACGTCAATAAAAACGGCGCGCATAAAATACTGAAACGCTGCGCTCTGCCGCTGACCGGCAAGAAAGTGGTGAGCCTGATCGTGACCGACATGGCGGTAATCCGCGTGACCGGCAAGGGGCTCGTGCTGGAGGAAATCGCGGAGGACACCACGCTCGACGCCGTTCACGCCGCCACCGGCGCCGAACTGATCGTGCCGGAGAACGTGGGGAAATTCTGATTATGGAAAAGAACAAAAAAATCATCACCTGCGCCGTGACCGGCGCGGAAACCACGCGCGCGCACAACCCTAACGTGCCGCTTACGCCGGAGGAGATCGCCGACTCGGCCCATGAGGCGTATCTTGCAGGCGCGGCGGTCTGCCATATGCATGTGCGTGACGGGAAGGGCGACCCCACGCAGGATGTGGAAGTGTTTAAAAAGACCATTGCGCTGCTGCGCAGGAAATGCGACATGGTGATAGAGGTGACCACGGGCGGCGCGGTCGGCATGACGCCGCAGGAGCGGCTGGCTCCGGTCACGCTGTCGCCGGACATGGCGTCGCTCGACTGCGGAACCGTTAATTTCGGCGATGATTATATCGTCAATACCCTGCCGGTAATGCGCGAGTTCGCCTCCGAGATGAAGAAATACAGGGTGCAGCCGACACTGGAATGTTTTGACCTGTCGCATATCCACAGCGCGCAGCTCCTTATCAAAGAGGGGCTTATCGCCGCGCCGTATCACTACAGTTTTGTGATGAACGTGCCCGGCGCCGTCCGGCTCGAGCCGGACGTGATGGACATGTTCGTGCGGAAACTGCCGCCGGGCGCGGACTGGACGGTGATCGGGGTCGGCGGCAAGGCGTTCGTTGACGCGATCCATTACGCCATTTTGCTGGGCGGCCATATCCGGGCCGGGTTTGAGGACAACGTCTATTATTCGAAAGGCGTGCTCGCCAGGAGCAACGCGCAGCTGGTGGAACGCGCGGTGCGCATCTGCCGCGAGTCCGGTTTCGAGCCCGCCACCGCCGCGGAAGTTAGAAAACAATTCAATCTGAGGGAGGGTTAATCATGAAGAAGGGCAATCCGTTTGGCTGTCACCGTGTAATCGAACCGCAGGGCGCGCTGCCGCAGCCCGCGCAGAAGCTGTCCAACGATATGGAACTGTATGACAACGAGATAATAGTCAATGTTGACACGCTCAATATTGACTCTGCGAGCTTCACCCAGCTCAAGGAGGAAGCCGGAGGGGACGTCGAAAAGATCAAGTCGCTGATACTTGGCATTGTGAGCCAGCGGGGCAAGATGCAGAATCCGGTGACTGGTTCGGGCGGGATGTTCATCGGCACGGTGGACAGGATCGGGCCCGCGCTGGAAGGCCGGATCGCACTCAGGCCCGGCGATAAAATAGCGAGCCTTGTTTCGCTGTCGCTCACGCCGCTGCGGATTGACAGGATCGTGGAAGTGAAAAAAGACATTGATCAGGTCAGGATCGAGGGCAAAGCCGTGCTTTTTGAAACCGGGATTTACGCAAAACTGCCGGCCGATATGCCGGAAAGCCTGGCGCTTGCGGTGCTCGACGTGGCGGGCGCGCCGGCGCAGACGGCGAAGCTGGTCCGGCCGGGGCAGACGGTGGTGGTGATCGGCGCGTCGGGCAAAAGCGGCATTCTGTGCTGTTACGAGGCCCGCAAACGGGCGGGCGTGACGGGCCGGGTCATCGGGATCTGTTCGTCGGAGAAAGGCGAGCGGAAAGTGCGCGAAACCGGGTTCTGCACCGACGTCGCGCGCATGAGCGCGACCGACGCGGTGGCCTGCTACGAAAAAATTTCCGAACTGACCGGGGGCAGGCTGGCCGATCTCGTCATCAACTGCGTCAATATTCCCAACACCGAGATGAGTTCCATCATGATGACCCGCAACGGCGGCGTCGTTTACTTCTTCAGCATGGCGACTTCGTTCACCAAAGCCGCGCTCGGCGCGGAAGGCATAGGCCGCGACGTTGACATGATTATCGGCAACGGCTACACCAAAGACCACGCCGAAATCACCCTGAATCTGCTGCGTGAATCGGAAGTGATCCGCAAGATGTACGAACAGACCTACAGCTGAGGCGACAGGCTATGAAAAAGCATCCTACGGTTGATTACAGGAAAATTCCGGCGTTCGCGCGGGTGACCGCGGAACAGTGGAACGACTGGAAATGGCAGCTGGCCAATAACATAAAGGATATTGATACGCTCGGCCGTATTATCGAGCTGGACGACGCGGAGAAGCACGAGCTGGAAAAGTGCCTCAGGAAATTCCGCATGGCTATAACGCCGTACTATGCCGCGCTGATGGACGCGAAGGACCGGTTCTGCCCGGTCCGGCTTCAGGCGGTGCCGCGGATCGCGGAACTGGACGATAATTATTCCGATCTCGACGATCCTCTGCATGAGGACGTGGATTCGCCGGTGCCCGGCCTTACGCACCGCTACCCCGACCGGGTGCTTCTGCTCGTGACCAATATCTGCTCCATGAACTGCCGGCACTGCACGCGCCGGCGGCTGGTGGGGTTTGAAGACGGACACATGTCGTCCGAAAATATTGACCGGGCAATCGAATATATCCGCCGCACCGAAACCGTGCGCGACGTGCTTATTTCGGGCGGCGATCCGCTGACCCTGCCGGACGGCAAGCTGGAAGCGCTGCTTAAAAAGCTTCGCGCGATCGAGCATGTGGAGATCATCCGCATAGGCAGCCGCGTGCCGGTTGTCATGCCGATGCGGATTACCGACGAGCTGGTGAATATGCTGAAAAAGTATCATCCGCTCTATGTGAACACCCATTTCAACCACGCCAAGGAGCTGACCGCCGAAGCGCGCGAGGCCTGCCGCAAGCTCGCCGACGCGGGCATTCCGCTGGGCAATCAGAGCGTGCTGCTCAAAAGCGTGAATGACCAGCCTCCGATAATGAAAAAACTGGTGCATGAGCTGCTGATGTCGCGGGTAAAGCCTTATTACATTTACCAGTGCGACCTGTCGAAAGGGATTTCCCATTTCCGAACGGCGGTGTCGAAAGGAATCGAGATCATCGAATCGCTTCGCGGGCACACCACCGGCATGGCGGTTCCCACCTTCGTGGTGGACGCGCCGGGCGGCGGCGGAAAAATTCCGGTAATGCCCACCTATCTGATCTCCATGTCGGACCGGCGCGCCGTGCTGCGCAATTACGAGGGTGTTATAACGACCTATACCCAGCCGGAGAATATTTATTCCGATGAAACGCATTGCGGCGAAGTCTGCTCCGACCCGCGCTATAAAACGGCAGACGGCGTGGCCGGTCTTTTGAACGGCGCGCTCCTGTGTCTTGAGCCCAAGGATATAAAACGCCGCAAACGCAGATGATCCGCGTCACGCATATCCGGATCCCCCGTATGAAAAATCCATACGGGGGATTTTTATAAATTCCGCTCACAAAAACCCGGCGCGCCGGCACGACATAATGCTTGACGGCATGGCATAGCTCAAGCAGTGGGATTAGTGTATAACCCTGCGTAGCAGTGCAAACGAAACCGGGATCAAAAGAAACCCCCGGCTTGCCGGTAAAGCGTAATAACAACCGGCAGGCCAAGGGCACAGCCGGGGGAGTTTCATGTATTCCGCGCCCGGGGCCAATCTGATTGTTCAGTTATTTCCACTTTGTATACAGGATTTTATGCGTTTTGCGCACGGAAAACGGGGGATTGGGGAGCAGGAATCCCGAACAACCGCCGAATTTTGTATTTATGCTTTTGGCAGGCAGTGATGATGCGTGAAAATTTGCGCGGAAAGCGGCGACAATTCCGGAACCGCTATGCCAAAAACCGTTATTCGGCACAGATTTGGCTGGCGCGGATGGGTTCTATTGATTGTCTGTTAAATATTATGCAATTGCGGGGCAAAAACGGAAAATGTAAATCATGTAAATATTTCCACCGCCATTTAATATAATCGTATTCAACAAATAGGGAGCGGGGCGAAAAAGTCGGGACGGTTCGGCAACGGCTG
The genomic region above belongs to Elusimicrobiaceae bacterium and contains:
- the ablA gene encoding lysine 2,3-aminomutase yields the protein MKKHPTVDYRKIPAFARVTAEQWNDWKWQLANNIKDIDTLGRIIELDDAEKHELEKCLRKFRMAITPYYAALMDAKDRFCPVRLQAVPRIAELDDNYSDLDDPLHEDVDSPVPGLTHRYPDRVLLLVTNICSMNCRHCTRRRLVGFEDGHMSSENIDRAIEYIRRTETVRDVLISGGDPLTLPDGKLEALLKKLRAIEHVEIIRIGSRVPVVMPMRITDELVNMLKKYHPLYVNTHFNHAKELTAEAREACRKLADAGIPLGNQSVLLKSVNDQPPIMKKLVHELLMSRVKPYYIYQCDLSKGISHFRTAVSKGIEIIESLRGHTTGMAVPTFVVDAPGGGGKIPVMPTYLISMSDRRAVLRNYEGVITTYTQPENIYSDETHCGEVCSDPRYKTADGVAGLLNGALLCLEPKDIKRRKRR
- a CDS encoding 3-keto-5-aminohexanoate cleavage protein; amino-acid sequence: MEKNKKIITCAVTGAETTRAHNPNVPLTPEEIADSAHEAYLAGAAVCHMHVRDGKGDPTQDVEVFKKTIALLRRKCDMVIEVTTGGAVGMTPQERLAPVTLSPDMASLDCGTVNFGDDYIVNTLPVMREFASEMKKYRVQPTLECFDLSHIHSAQLLIKEGLIAAPYHYSFVMNVPGAVRLEPDVMDMFVRKLPPGADWTVIGVGGKAFVDAIHYAILLGGHIRAGFEDNVYYSKGVLARSNAQLVERAVRICRESGFEPATAAEVRKQFNLREG
- a CDS encoding CoA transferase subunit A — protein: MKEIITAATAAEEVRDGDTIMIGGFMCCGQPLTIVDALLDCGVKDLTVITNDSGWPDRGFGKLVAAKRVKKLIASHVGLNPEVAKQMFAGTLEVELVPQGTLAERIRCGGAGLGGVLTPTGIGTEVEDGKQKISLDGRDYLLETPLRADFAFISGTVTDRAGNTFIAKSEKNFNTVMATASHRTVVETRTVVERGELDPDKVTVPGVFIKSIVEAGK
- a CDS encoding zinc-binding dehydrogenase, which codes for MKKGNPFGCHRVIEPQGALPQPAQKLSNDMELYDNEIIVNVDTLNIDSASFTQLKEEAGGDVEKIKSLILGIVSQRGKMQNPVTGSGGMFIGTVDRIGPALEGRIALRPGDKIASLVSLSLTPLRIDRIVEVKKDIDQVRIEGKAVLFETGIYAKLPADMPESLALAVLDVAGAPAQTAKLVRPGQTVVVIGASGKSGILCCYEARKRAGVTGRVIGICSSEKGERKVRETGFCTDVARMSATDAVACYEKISELTGGRLADLVINCVNIPNTEMSSIMMTRNGGVVYFFSMATSFTKAALGAEGIGRDVDMIIGNGYTKDHAEITLNLLRESEVIRKMYEQTYS
- a CDS encoding 3-oxoacid CoA-transferase subunit B: MSDDKQLKRERIAKRIAKEFKDNSLVNLGIGLPTLVANFLPADKTIFLHSENGFTGLGPAEPGKEDMAVVNAGGAPVGIVPGGAFFDSAMSFSIIRGGHLDATVLGALEVDEEGNLANYKIPGKMVPGMGGAMDLVAGAKEVIVAMEHVNKNGAHKILKRCALPLTGKKVVSLIVTDMAVIRVTGKGLVLEEIAEDTTLDAVHAATGAELIVPENVGKF